One Phaseolus vulgaris cultivar G19833 chromosome 11, P. vulgaris v2.0, whole genome shotgun sequence genomic window carries:
- the LOC137824628 gene encoding ABC transporter G family member 28 encodes MMMNLPKQTRKVPFVIVVVLISFIVGPKLVFGQTTGGGGGGDGGSAGLEIFAQEVYRSMSNYTSVFKKAIKQELGYCVVDVDADWNGAFNFTKDLTFLTICAQQLKGDITQRMCTEAEILAYGQSFASGKSRTNFLKPNINCNLSSWVNGCEPGWACKANEKVSIDSAKKEMPVRSVDCQPCCEGFFCPRGLTCMIPCPLGAYCPIAQLNKTSGVCEPYRYQLPPGKPNHTCGGADIWADITSSSEVFCSSGSFCPSTIVKNPCNKGYYCRTGSTSPERCFKLATCEPKSANQNITAYGVLIFAGLCFLLIIIYNCSDQVLATRERRQANTRERAVQSVRESQAREKWKSAKDIAKKHAVGLQSQLSRTFSRKTSKKPEFKGFGSKHSDSAIPPSGKGKKKDKNNLSKIINDIEENPDNPEGFHLQIGDKNVKKQAPRGKQLHTQSQIFKYAYGQIEKEKALAEQNKNLTFSGVISMASDIEIRKRPTIEVAFKDLTLTLKGKNKHLLRCVTGKLFPGRVSAVMGPSGAGKTTFLSALTGKATGCHTTGQVHVNGQESSIRSYKKIIGFVPQDDIVHGNLTVEENLWFSARCRLSADLPKEEKVLVVERVIESLGLQAIRDSLVGTVEKRGISGGQRKRVNVGLEMVMEPSLLILDEPTSGLDSSSSQLLLRALRREALEGVNICMVLHQPSYTLFKMFDDFILLAKGGLTVYHGPVNKVEEYFSSMGINVPDRVNPPDYFIDILEGIVKLSPSLGVTYKQLPVRWMLHNGYPVPMDMLQSVEGMAAASGEGSSRGAATAGPHEENAPSFAGELWQDVKCNVEMKKDILHINFLASNDLSNRVTPGVFNQYKYFLGRLGKQRLREARTQAVDFLILLLAGLCLGTLAKVSDESFGATGYTYTVIAVSLLSKIAALRSFSLDKLHYWRESSSGMSSLAYFLSKDTVDHFSTVIKPLVYLSMFYFFNNPRSSVTDNYMVLLCLVYCVTGIAYVLAIFLQPGPAQLWSVLLPVVLTLVATYENEDDSKYVKYLSDLCYTKWALEAFVISNAKRYAGVWLISRCGALYSSGYDLKHWYQCLGLLIVMGIISRMLAFFCMITFQKK; translated from the exons atgatgATGAATCTTCCTAAGCAGACAAGGAAGGTTCCTTTTGTCATAGTTGTTGTATTAATAAGCTTCATTGTCGGGCCAAAGCTAGTTTTTGGTCAGACTACTGGTGGAGGTGGAGGAGGAGATGGTGGTAGCGCTGGCCTTGAGATATTCGCCCAAGAAGTATATCGTAGCATGTCCAATTATACATCTGTGTTCAAGAAAGCAATAAAACAAGAGTTGGGTTATTGCGTAGTTGATGT GGACGCTGATTGGAATGGGGCATTTAATTTCACCAAAGATCTTACCTTTTTGACCATTTGTGCCCAGCAATTGAAAG GAGATATTACACAACGCATGTGCACAGAAGCGGAAATACTAGCTTATGGGCAAAGTTTTGCTAGTGGGAAGTCAAGAACCAACTTCTTGAAGCCAAACATAAATTGTAATTTGTCCTCATGGGTTAATGGTTGTGAACCCGGATGGGCTTGTAAGGCTAATGAGAAAGTAAGCATTGACAGTGCCAAGAAGGAGATGCCTGTTAGATCTGTAGATTGCCAACCTTGTTGTGAAGGTTTCTTTTGCCCTCGTGGTCTCACTTGCATGATAC CTTGCCCATTGGGCGCTTATTGTCCTATTGCACAACTCAATAAAACTAGTGGAGTATGTGAACC ATATCGTTATCAGCTACCTCCTGGAAAGCCTAACCATACTTGTGGTGGGGCAGATATTTGGGCAGATATTACCAGTAGCAGTGAGGTATTCTGCTCATCAGGGTCTTTTTGTCCCTCTACAATCGTAAAAAATCCTTGCAATAAGGG GTATTATTGCAGAACAGGTTCTACTTCTCCAGAGA GGTGTTTCAAATTGGCAACTTGTGAGCCTAAGTCAGCGAATCAAAATATTACTGCATATGGTGTCTTGATTTTT GCTGGCTTGTGTTTTTTGCTTATTATCATATACAATTgttctgatcaagttcttgcaACTCGAGAAAGAAGACAAGCAAATACACGAGAACGGGCTGTTCAAAGTGTAAGAGAATCCCAAGCCCGTGAAAAATGGAAATCTGCGAAAGATATTGCTAAAAAGCATGCAGTAGGACTACAATCGCAACTATCACGTACTTTTTCACGAAAAACTTCAAAGAAGCCAGAGTTCAAAGGTTTTGGTTCTAAACATTCAGATTCTGCCATACCACCATCTGGTAAAGGCAAGAAAAAGGATAAAAACAATCtctcaaaaataataaatgatattGAGGAAAATCCCGATAATCCGGAGGGGTTTCATCTTCAGATAGGAGATAAAAATGTCAAAAAGCAAGCACCAAGGGGCAAACAATTACATACTCAAAGTCAAATTTTCAAGTACGCATATGGTcagattgaaaaagaaaaggctTTAGcagaacaaaacaaaaacttaaCCTTTTCTGGAGTAATTTCAATGGCTAGTGACATTGAGATTAGGAAGAGACCTACCATTGAAGTTGCTTTTAAAGATTTAACCCTCACTTTGAAGGGAAAAAACAAACATTTATTGAGATGTGTGACTGGTAAATTGTTTCCTGGTAGAGTTTCAGCAGTCATGGGCCCATCTGGGGCTGGTAAGACAACATTTCTTTCTGCTTTAACTGGAAAAGCAACTGGATGTCACACAACTGGGCAAGTTCATGTAAATGGTCAGGAATCTTCTATCAGAtcatacaagaaaatcattggGTTTGTCCCACAAGATGATATTGTGCATGGAAATTTGACAGTGGAGGAGAATTTATGGTTCAGTGCAAGATGCAG ACTCTCTGCTGATCTACCAAAAGAAGAAAAGGTGTTGGTGGTTGAAAGAGTCATTGAGTCATTAGGTCTACAGGCAATACGAGATTCTTTGGTCGGTACAGTGGAGAAACGAGGAATCTCTGGAGGTCAAAGGAAAAGAGTAAACGTTGGATTGGAAATGGTCATGGAACCTTCCCTTCTAATTTTGGATGAACCCACATCTGGCTTGGATAGCTCATCTTCTCAATTACTTCTTAGAGCACTTAGACGTGAAGCTCTTGAAGGTGTAAACATATGTATGGTCCTTCACCAACCTAG TTACACCTTGTTCAAGATGTTTGACGATTTTATACTACTTGCAAAAGGAGGTCTTACAGTGTATCATGGACCAGTGAACAAAGTGGAAGAGTATTTCTCAAGCATGGGCATTAATGTCCCTGACCGCGTCAACCCTCCAGATTACTTCATTGACATTTTAGAAGGAATAGTAAAATTAAGCCCAAGCTTAGGAGTGACCTATAAACAACTACCTGTAAGATGGATGCTTCATAATGGGTACCCCGTGCCCATGGATATGCTGCAGAGTGTTGAAGGAATGGCCGCCGCAAGTGGTGAAGGCTCATCACGTGGAGCAGCAACTGCTGGACCGCATGAGGAAAATGCACCTTCTTTTGCTGGAGAACTTTGGCAGGATGTAAAGTGCAATGTTGAGATGAAGAAGGATATCCTTCACATTAACTTCTTAGCTTCAAATGATCTGTCCAATCGGGTTACACCAGGAGTGTTCAACCAATACAAATACTTTCTTGGAAG ACTTGGTAAGCAAAGACTAAGAGAAGCTAGAACACAGGCTGTGGATTTCTTGATTTTGCTACTAGCTGGCCTTTGCTTAGGTACACTTGCCAAAGTGAGTGACGAATCATTTGGAGCAACTGGATACACATACACTGTAATAGCAGTAT CACTCCTTTCTAAGATTGCGGCTTTGAGATCATTCTCATTGGATAAGTTGCACTATTGGCGGGAAAGTTCTTCAGGCATGAGCAGTTTGGCTTACTTTCTATCAAAGGACACTGTTGACCATTTTAGCACAGTTATCAAGCCACTGGTTTACCTTTCCATGTTCTATTTCTTCAACAATCCAAGATCATCAGTCACAGATAACTATATGGTTCTACTATGTTTAGTCTATTGTGTCACTGGCATAGCTTATGTGTTAGCAATCTTTTTACAGCCAGGTCCAGCCCAACTG TGGTCAGTGTTACTTCCTGTAGTTTTGACTCTTGTAGCAACCTATGAGAATGAAGATGATAGcaaatatgttaaatatttatCAGATTTGTGCTACACTAAGTGGGCTCTTGAAGCATTTGTAATATCAAATGCAAAAAG ATATGCTGGAGTTTGGTTAATAAGTCGATGTGGTGCACTTTATTCTTCTGGCTATGATCTTAAACATTGGTACCAATGCTTAGGCCTTCTTATCGTGATGGGAATAATTAGTCGCATGCTTGCATTTTTCTGCATGATAACCTTCCAAAAGAAATAA